In a single window of the Priestia filamentosa genome:
- a CDS encoding DUF47 domain-containing protein → MKKKKDKFSLLLMEIAKNLDETADFFVSFKVTNQSTLKEFADKLKEFETKGDNHVHVIIRELNKAFITPIEREDILQLTMSMDDVLDGIEAFSASMEIYSITETDEHMDKFIGYIRECVREILVTIELLSNNRLKDIQPHAIKIKEYEHNCDNLLRKSLKNLFALVKDPIKVIQYKEIYETLEEIADSCQNVANNLETIIMKNA, encoded by the coding sequence ATGAAAAAGAAAAAAGATAAATTTTCATTACTCTTAATGGAAATTGCGAAAAACTTGGATGAAACAGCAGATTTCTTTGTAAGCTTTAAGGTAACAAATCAATCCACTTTGAAAGAATTTGCGGACAAACTTAAAGAGTTTGAAACAAAAGGAGATAATCACGTACATGTTATTATTCGCGAATTGAATAAAGCGTTCATCACGCCGATCGAGCGTGAAGACATTCTTCAACTTACGATGAGTATGGATGATGTTTTAGATGGTATTGAGGCATTTTCGGCTTCGATGGAAATTTATTCAATAACTGAGACAGATGAGCATATGGATAAGTTTATTGGCTATATCCGCGAATGTGTTCGCGAAATTTTAGTAACAATTGAGCTTTTATCAAACAATCGTCTTAAAGATATTCAACCACATGCGATTAAGATTAAAGAATACGAGCACAATTGTGATAATTTACTTCGTAAATCTTTGAAGAATCTGTTTGCGCTTGTGAAAGATCCAATCAAAGTTATTCAATATAAAGAAATTTATGAAACACTTGAAGAAATTGCAGATAGTTGCCAAAATGTAGCAAACAATCTAGAAACTATCATCATGAAGAACGCGTAA
- a CDS encoding inorganic phosphate transporter, with protein sequence MDSLFVLTILIVIFALAFDFINGFHDTANAIATSVSTKALKPRHAIILAAVMNFIGAMTFTGVAKTITKDIADPFKLDNGLVVILAALIAGIAWNLITWYYGIPSSSSHAIIGAIAGAVIASSGFGAINYNGFIKIIEALLISPVLAFVVGFIMYTIIKLIFKDSNLAKTNKQFRRVQILTAAVQSYTHGTNDAQKAMGIITMALIAANLQETDEVQFWVQIACATAMGLGTSIGGWKIIKTVGGKIMKIRPVNGVAADLTGAAIIFGATYIHLPVSTTHVISSSILGVGSAHRVKGVKWGTAQRMVITWIITLPISAALGAIMYFILDLFL encoded by the coding sequence ATGGATTCTTTATTTGTCTTAACTATTTTAATTGTCATTTTTGCTTTAGCTTTTGATTTTATTAACGGGTTTCATGATACAGCAAATGCAATTGCAACATCTGTATCAACGAAAGCTTTAAAACCACGTCATGCAATTATCTTAGCCGCAGTTATGAACTTTATTGGAGCAATGACGTTTACAGGGGTTGCTAAAACGATCACCAAAGATATTGCAGATCCCTTCAAGCTTGATAATGGACTAGTGGTAATTCTGGCTGCCCTTATCGCTGGGATTGCATGGAACTTGATTACTTGGTACTACGGAATTCCAAGTAGTTCTTCACATGCCATCATTGGGGCGATTGCGGGAGCAGTTATTGCTTCTTCTGGTTTTGGAGCTATTAACTATAATGGATTTATTAAAATTATTGAAGCACTCCTTATTTCACCAGTTCTTGCCTTTGTTGTTGGGTTTATTATGTATACTATTATTAAATTGATTTTTAAAGATAGTAACTTAGCCAAAACAAACAAGCAGTTTCGTCGTGTGCAAATTTTGACTGCAGCTGTCCAGTCTTATACACACGGAACAAATGATGCTCAAAAGGCAATGGGGATTATTACAATGGCTTTAATTGCAGCGAACTTACAAGAAACAGATGAAGTTCAATTTTGGGTTCAAATTGCTTGTGCAACAGCAATGGGTCTTGGAACATCTATCGGTGGATGGAAAATCATTAAAACTGTTGGCGGGAAAATCATGAAAATTCGTCCTGTAAATGGAGTAGCGGCAGACTTAACAGGAGCAGCTATTATCTTTGGAGCTACATATATTCATCTTCCTGTTAGTACAACACACGTTATCTCTTCTTCTATTTTAGGAGTTGGCTCTGCTCATCGTGTGAAAGGTGTAAAATGGGGAACAGCTCAGCGTATGGTGATTACATGGATCATTACGCTTCCGATTTCTGCAGCACTTGGAGCAATTATGTATTTTATTTTAGATTTATTTTTATAA
- a CDS encoding phosphate/phosphite/phosphonate ABC transporter substrate-binding protein, giving the protein MFKKLIGVSMSVALAAGVLAGCGNNEEASTSSGSSGEGAEKKELTVQFVPSQNADTLEAKAKPLEKLLSDELDRAVKVSVSTDYNTIVEAMASKKVDVGFLPPTAYVLAKDQGAADVILQAQRYGVNDKDGSPTDELVDSYKSMFIVKKDSGIDSLEDLKGKKIGYQNVTSSAGYVWPAASLMDVGLDPLKDVQPVTLKGHDQAVISLLNGDIDAAVTFQDARTIVQKDYEDVFDQTKVIHYTEPIPNDTVAVQSDMDEDLRKEIQEAFINIGKDEEGKKIIRDIYTHEGYVKSDDSKFEIVREYGEKVKTE; this is encoded by the coding sequence ATGTTTAAAAAACTGATAGGAGTTAGTATGTCAGTTGCACTTGCTGCAGGTGTACTAGCTGGTTGTGGAAACAATGAGGAAGCATCAACATCTTCTGGATCTAGCGGAGAAGGCGCAGAGAAAAAAGAGCTAACTGTACAATTTGTTCCGTCACAAAACGCTGATACGCTTGAAGCAAAAGCAAAGCCGCTTGAAAAGCTATTAAGTGACGAGCTTGATAGAGCTGTGAAAGTTAGTGTTTCTACAGATTACAATACAATTGTAGAAGCAATGGCTTCAAAGAAAGTAGATGTTGGCTTCTTACCACCAACAGCTTATGTTTTAGCAAAAGACCAAGGAGCAGCTGACGTTATTCTACAAGCTCAGCGCTATGGAGTAAATGATAAAGACGGTTCCCCAACGGACGAGCTTGTTGATTCTTACAAGTCTATGTTCATTGTGAAAAAAGACTCTGGTATTGATAGTTTAGAAGATTTAAAAGGGAAAAAGATTGGCTATCAAAACGTAACATCTTCAGCAGGTTATGTATGGCCAGCAGCCTCTTTAATGGACGTTGGACTCGATCCGCTAAAAGATGTACAACCTGTGACATTGAAAGGTCATGACCAAGCTGTTATTTCTTTATTAAATGGAGATATTGATGCAGCTGTAACATTCCAAGACGCACGTACAATCGTTCAAAAAGATTACGAAGATGTATTTGATCAAACAAAAGTAATTCATTATACAGAACCGATTCCTAATGATACTGTTGCTGTTCAATCTGATATGGACGAAGACTTAAGAAAAGAAATTCAAGAAGCGTTTATTAATATTGGAAAAGATGAAGAGGGTAAAAAAATCATTCGCGATATCTATACACATGAAGGTTATGTAAAGTCTGATGATAGCAAGTTTGAAATTGTACGAGAATATGGAGAAAAAGTAAAAACCGAGTAG
- the phnE gene encoding phosphonate ABC transporter, permease protein PhnE, which produces MKTVQVKQNKTVHYNKMSSKKVKHILTFILLLLFIYLSGKQVEFSLSSLATGLPNMGDLIVQMVPPNWAYFSNITAPILDTLRMAVLGTTFGALLAIPIALLSARNIFQTKLITIPARFVLNLIRTIPDLLLAAIFVAIFGIGPIPGVFALTGFSLGIIAKLIYESIESIDKGPLEAMTAVGANKVKWIMFGVIPQVLPQYISFVLYTFEVNVRAAAVLGLVGAGGIGLFYEQTLGFFEYDKTSSLIVYTLIVVLIIDYISTKTREKLV; this is translated from the coding sequence ATGAAAACTGTTCAAGTTAAACAAAACAAAACCGTTCACTATAACAAAATGTCTTCAAAGAAAGTGAAACATATCCTAACTTTTATACTTTTACTTCTATTCATTTATTTGAGTGGAAAGCAAGTTGAGTTTTCCCTTTCTAGCTTAGCAACGGGTTTACCTAACATGGGTGACCTTATTGTTCAAATGGTCCCACCAAACTGGGCATACTTTTCAAACATTACAGCTCCAATACTAGACACTTTGCGTATGGCAGTTCTTGGGACAACATTCGGAGCATTGCTAGCTATACCAATTGCCTTATTATCTGCTCGTAATATTTTTCAAACAAAGCTTATTACAATTCCAGCTCGCTTTGTTCTAAATTTAATCCGAACAATTCCAGATCTACTTCTGGCGGCAATCTTTGTAGCGATTTTTGGAATTGGCCCGATTCCAGGCGTATTTGCTTTAACTGGCTTTTCACTTGGGATCATTGCTAAGCTTATCTATGAATCAATTGAATCCATTGATAAAGGACCGCTTGAAGCAATGACAGCTGTTGGAGCTAATAAAGTAAAATGGATTATGTTTGGAGTTATTCCTCAAGTTCTTCCACAGTATATTTCTTTTGTATTATATACATTTGAAGTTAATGTGAGGGCTGCAGCTGTTTTAGGTCTCGTAGGCGCGGGAGGAATTGGTCTGTTTTATGAACAGACGCTCGGATTTTTTGAATACGACAAAACATCTTCACTTATCGTCTATACTCTTATTGTTGTATTAATTATTGATTATATTAGTACAAAAACAAGGGAGAAGTTAGTATGA
- a CDS encoding ABC transporter substrate-binding protein, translating to MKKNWLLNACLVPVLLLSACGTESSSGEERKQGDVGGTLEFYTSQPDEDVTKLIEGFNKKYPGVEVKAFRSGTEEVVGKVQAEKRAGDVKADVMLVADSVTFEKLKEQDLLLSYKSKEIEHIPDDFVDDDYMYTGTKMMATVLAVNTTNVKEPKETWSVLTDKKTKGKAVMPSPLYSGAAAYNVGVMSRQKNLNWDFFDELKKNDMTVVQGNGAALKAVASGQKDYGLVVDYLALRAKKEGSPIELIYPKEGVPVITEPVGIMEGTKNEKAAKAFVDYILSEEGQQLSANLGYAPIRQEVEAPDGLKSMESIQVLDSPLSELYKSREEDKERFKRIFGN from the coding sequence ATGAAGAAAAATTGGTTGCTGAACGCCTGTCTTGTTCCAGTTCTTTTACTTAGCGCGTGTGGAACAGAGAGCAGCAGTGGAGAAGAACGTAAGCAAGGGGATGTAGGAGGCACGCTTGAATTTTATACTTCACAACCTGATGAAGATGTTACAAAGCTCATTGAAGGCTTCAATAAAAAATACCCTGGTGTAGAAGTTAAAGCTTTTCGTTCTGGAACAGAGGAAGTAGTGGGGAAGGTTCAAGCAGAGAAAAGAGCAGGGGATGTAAAAGCAGATGTTATGCTTGTAGCAGATAGCGTTACATTTGAAAAGTTAAAAGAACAAGATTTGCTTTTGTCCTATAAGTCGAAAGAAATCGAGCATATACCAGACGATTTTGTGGATGATGATTATATGTATACAGGCACAAAAATGATGGCAACAGTGCTAGCTGTAAATACGACAAATGTGAAAGAACCTAAAGAAACGTGGAGCGTGTTAACTGATAAGAAAACAAAAGGGAAAGCTGTGATGCCAAGTCCTTTATATTCAGGAGCTGCGGCTTATAATGTGGGTGTTATGAGCAGACAGAAGAATTTAAATTGGGATTTCTTTGACGAGTTAAAGAAGAACGATATGACTGTCGTACAAGGAAATGGCGCAGCATTAAAAGCAGTGGCGAGTGGCCAAAAAGACTACGGACTTGTTGTTGACTATCTTGCTTTACGAGCTAAAAAAGAAGGGTCACCTATTGAACTCATTTATCCTAAGGAAGGAGTTCCGGTCATTACAGAACCTGTTGGTATTATGGAAGGTACAAAAAATGAAAAGGCTGCAAAGGCATTTGTTGACTATATTCTGTCAGAAGAAGGACAACAGCTTTCTGCTAACCTTGGTTACGCACCTATCCGCCAAGAGGTAGAGGCACCGGATGGTTTAAAATCGATGGAAAGTATTCAAGTATTAGACTCCCCGTTATCAGAGCTGTATAAATCTCGAGAAGAAGATAAGGAGCGGTTTAAAAGAATTTTCGGAAACTAG
- a CDS encoding MOSC domain-containing protein encodes MLGQIVSVNVGKPKELIYKGKSIQTGIEKQPVDKPLLLTKVNFVGDGQADLVNHGGEDKAVCVYPFEHYAYFSSEVGLSLSYGAFGENLTLLGLTEEKVCIGDEFQIGEAVVQVSQPRQPCFKLAHRHDTKDLPLRFQETGYTGFYFRVLSEGVVSKEDSVQFLRRHQDEITISYINEVQYKDKSNKEKVKKILRVPFLSQSYQKTFMKRLQLLEKQN; translated from the coding sequence TTGCTAGGGCAAATAGTATCCGTTAATGTTGGAAAACCAAAAGAGTTAATTTATAAAGGAAAAAGTATTCAAACAGGTATTGAGAAACAGCCTGTAGATAAACCTCTTTTATTAACTAAAGTAAATTTCGTTGGAGATGGTCAAGCAGATCTTGTAAATCATGGGGGAGAAGATAAAGCAGTATGTGTTTATCCATTTGAACACTATGCTTATTTCAGTAGTGAAGTAGGGCTTTCCCTTTCTTATGGAGCCTTTGGAGAAAATTTAACGCTCCTTGGATTGACAGAAGAAAAGGTATGTATAGGTGATGAATTTCAGATTGGAGAAGCTGTTGTACAAGTAAGTCAGCCAAGACAGCCATGCTTTAAATTAGCTCATCGGCACGACACAAAAGATCTTCCACTTCGTTTTCAGGAGACAGGTTATACAGGGTTTTATTTTCGTGTTCTTTCAGAAGGAGTAGTGTCCAAAGAAGACTCAGTACAATTTTTAAGAAGGCATCAAGATGAAATTACGATTTCATACATAAATGAAGTACAGTATAAGGATAAAAGTAATAAAGAAAAAGTGAAAAAAATTTTAAGGGTGCCATTTCTATCTCAAAGCTATCAAAAGACGTTTATGAAACGGTTACAGTTATTAGAAAAGCAGAACTAG
- a CDS encoding endonuclease yhcR — protein MLHRWLGKCGLVMLMLLGIFMMYPLTNGQAEGPKDPAPEIVPKNANGLKVLFDNTHAQTAGAADWVIDGAFSDFANGIANNGYYVKELRKETPITLDDLSQYDVFVIPEANIPFKTSEQEAMIQYVKEGGSIFFISDHYNADRNKNRWDSSEVMNGYRRGAYENPAKGMTIEEASSKAMEGVESSDWLSDHFGIRFRYNAPGDINANKVVSSSESFGITEGVQTVAMHAGSTLAITDPSKAKGIVYLPEGLDAGDKWNNSVDQGIYFGGGEEEGPYAAISKLGLGKAAFIGDSSPVEDITPKYKREETSGTKRTYDGFKEEDDATLLLNTIDWLAKEESYTSFEEKGIPLDEPSPLLETEEPANSKEPQAEPWSQPAKGYKWYDASTFASGSYGSSENPPVQASYELIHQDILPSNDEFQLRISAKGVEPNAEISGLQVGMYVEGGMQVAQVKSENGTWPSSYGYSTPFSLKAGPNGEATIDLKMRVKEGTKGDVNLRLRKDGENVLTKSVKVDDVAISPLPEEITKITAIKQARQSELGQMVTVEGIVTSQPGIFGGQGFYIQDDTGGVYVFQHEVDYNVGDQLRITAQTDVYNGEFELVNPSSIEKIGKAQVPAPKVVTSLNQENQGEKVQLKEGKISNITSGQGAFEFDLSHENDITKVRVDHRTGITQDEFQLLYKEGEIVTINGISSNFKGTYQLKLLSLDAIEKGVSQDITPPTIEDMSNMSVFVTDEFLQEIQVKDDQSGVKDVIVILNGKESNNLHLAPMELPPGKYPVTIRATDKAGNETSKTYELLVKLDVDHLDELLEAGKERGYLNNKGAVVSLSKQISNIQKAKSSYLQEQKLEKLLRHIEKQSGKKVAEEFVPYWKIIE, from the coding sequence ATGTTACATAGGTGGTTAGGAAAATGTGGTCTTGTAATGCTTATGCTTCTAGGCATATTTATGATGTATCCACTAACAAATGGACAAGCTGAAGGACCAAAAGATCCGGCTCCTGAAATTGTTCCTAAAAACGCAAATGGGTTGAAAGTTTTATTTGACAATACTCATGCCCAAACAGCAGGAGCAGCAGATTGGGTGATTGATGGAGCCTTTTCAGATTTTGCTAACGGAATTGCCAACAATGGTTATTATGTAAAAGAATTACGAAAAGAGACGCCTATTACCCTCGATGATTTATCTCAATATGATGTGTTTGTAATCCCAGAAGCAAATATTCCTTTTAAAACATCTGAACAAGAAGCAATGATTCAATATGTGAAAGAGGGAGGAAGTATCTTTTTTATTTCAGATCATTATAATGCTGATCGAAATAAAAACCGATGGGATTCATCAGAGGTAATGAACGGTTATCGTAGAGGAGCGTATGAAAATCCTGCAAAAGGTATGACAATAGAGGAAGCTTCTTCAAAAGCGATGGAAGGAGTCGAAAGTTCAGATTGGCTTTCAGATCACTTTGGCATTCGTTTTAGATACAATGCACCAGGAGATATTAATGCAAATAAAGTTGTTTCTTCAAGTGAATCATTTGGTATTACAGAAGGAGTTCAAACAGTTGCAATGCATGCTGGTTCTACACTTGCTATTACAGATCCTTCTAAAGCAAAGGGAATCGTTTACTTGCCTGAGGGGCTGGATGCAGGGGATAAGTGGAATAATTCAGTTGACCAAGGAATTTACTTTGGTGGAGGAGAAGAAGAAGGACCTTATGCAGCTATTTCAAAATTAGGATTAGGAAAAGCAGCATTCATTGGAGACTCTTCTCCTGTTGAAGATATAACTCCCAAGTATAAACGAGAAGAAACAAGTGGAACAAAACGTACGTATGATGGTTTTAAAGAAGAGGACGATGCAACTCTTTTACTTAATACAATCGATTGGCTTGCAAAAGAGGAGAGTTATACTTCGTTTGAAGAAAAGGGTATTCCCCTTGATGAGCCTTCTCCTCTACTAGAAACGGAAGAGCCAGCAAATTCAAAAGAGCCTCAAGCAGAGCCTTGGTCACAGCCTGCAAAAGGGTATAAGTGGTACGATGCTTCAACATTTGCTTCTGGTTCATATGGATCATCAGAAAATCCACCCGTTCAGGCTTCTTATGAACTTATTCATCAAGATATATTGCCAAGTAACGACGAATTCCAACTTCGTATAAGTGCAAAAGGGGTAGAACCAAATGCAGAAATAAGTGGTTTGCAGGTCGGAATGTACGTTGAAGGAGGAATGCAAGTAGCCCAAGTAAAAAGTGAAAATGGTACATGGCCATCCTCTTATGGATACAGCACGCCTTTTTCGTTAAAAGCGGGTCCAAACGGTGAAGCAACTATAGATTTAAAAATGAGAGTGAAAGAAGGGACAAAAGGAGACGTTAATCTACGCTTAAGGAAAGACGGAGAAAATGTACTAACTAAGTCTGTAAAAGTTGATGATGTGGCAATCTCCCCCCTTCCAGAAGAAATTACAAAAATAACAGCAATTAAACAAGCTAGACAAAGTGAACTTGGCCAAATGGTAACAGTTGAAGGGATAGTAACATCTCAACCAGGAATTTTTGGTGGGCAAGGTTTTTATATACAAGATGATACAGGAGGCGTCTATGTTTTTCAGCATGAAGTTGATTACAATGTTGGAGATCAGCTAAGAATAACGGCTCAAACAGATGTATATAACGGAGAATTTGAATTAGTTAATCCATCCTCCATTGAGAAAATTGGAAAGGCACAAGTTCCAGCACCAAAAGTTGTTACCAGCTTAAATCAGGAAAACCAAGGCGAGAAAGTTCAGCTTAAGGAAGGCAAAATAAGCAACATTACTTCTGGTCAAGGAGCGTTTGAGTTTGATCTTAGCCATGAGAATGATATAACAAAGGTTCGAGTTGATCATAGAACAGGAATAACACAAGATGAATTCCAACTTCTATATAAAGAAGGAGAAATAGTTACGATTAACGGAATATCATCTAATTTTAAAGGAACATATCAGCTTAAGCTATTGAGTTTAGATGCTATTGAGAAAGGCGTTTCTCAAGATATTACACCGCCAACAATCGAAGACATGAGCAATATGTCTGTATTTGTAACAGACGAGTTTTTACAAGAAATTCAGGTGAAAGATGATCAAAGTGGAGTAAAGGATGTTATTGTCATACTCAATGGAAAAGAAAGCAATAACCTTCACTTAGCGCCAATGGAGTTACCTCCAGGAAAGTATCCTGTTACAATTCGCGCAACAGATAAGGCAGGAAATGAGACATCTAAAACATATGAGCTTCTTGTTAAGCTTGACGTAGATCATCTTGATGAGTTACTAGAAGCTGGAAAAGAAAGAGGATATCTTAACAATAAAGGAGCGGTTGTTTCTCTTTCAAAGCAGATTTCAAATATACAAAAGGCAAAGTCTTCTTATCTTCAAGAACAAAAGTTAGAAAAACTGCTTCGTCATATTGAGAAACAAAGTGGAAAAAAAGTAGCCGAAGAATTTGTTCCATACTGGAAAATTATAGAGTAA
- a CDS encoding YjcZ family sporulation protein codes for MGQGCNDGYGVGFGGGFALLVVLFILLIIIGASYCC; via the coding sequence ATGGGTCAAGGATGTAATGATGGTTACGGTGTAGGTTTCGGCGGAGGTTTTGCTTTACTAGTTGTTCTTTTCATTTTGTTAATCATCATCGGCGCATCTTACTGTTGTTAA
- the phnE gene encoding phosphonate ABC transporter, permease protein PhnE, which yields MNNILLQSPKRTGKKIRNGAILAIVIAIYIWAFAGMPALEFKDTSKEIVSAIFSGLLHPDWDYVYYPDGEDLLRGLLDTLAIALLGTVIAGLLCVPFSFWAAKNIVKNKGISGAGKFVLSFIRVFPDIIMALLFIKAVGPGSFSGVLALGIGSIGMLGKLFSEDIESIDLGATEALVATGANPIKAIWFAVLPQVLPSYLSFLLYRFEINVRAATILGVIGAGGIGTPLIFALSVRDWERVGIILLGIIIMVAIIDFCSGKIRARLT from the coding sequence ATGAATAATATATTGTTGCAGTCACCGAAAAGAACAGGGAAAAAGATTCGTAATGGTGCAATTTTAGCCATTGTTATTGCTATTTATATTTGGGCTTTTGCAGGGATGCCAGCTCTTGAATTTAAAGATACGTCTAAAGAAATCGTTTCTGCTATTTTCTCAGGACTTCTTCACCCAGATTGGGATTATGTGTATTACCCAGATGGAGAAGACTTGCTTCGAGGGCTTTTAGATACGTTGGCAATCGCGCTTTTAGGTACTGTTATTGCAGGGTTATTATGTGTACCTTTTTCATTCTGGGCGGCAAAAAATATTGTGAAGAATAAAGGGATTTCTGGTGCAGGAAAGTTTGTACTAAGTTTTATTCGTGTTTTCCCAGATATTATTATGGCCCTTCTTTTCATTAAAGCTGTTGGTCCTGGATCATTTTCTGGAGTGCTTGCTTTAGGTATTGGCTCTATTGGAATGCTTGGTAAACTTTTTTCAGAAGATATTGAGAGCATTGATTTAGGAGCAACAGAGGCGCTTGTTGCAACAGGAGCAAATCCTATAAAAGCAATCTGGTTCGCTGTTCTTCCACAAGTATTACCGAGCTATCTGTCATTTCTTTTGTATCGATTTGAAATTAATGTTAGAGCAGCAACTATCCTTGGGGTAATAGGGGCTGGAGGAATTGGAACTCCTCTTATTTTTGCCCTAAGTGTAAGGGATTGGGAACGAGTAGGGATTATTTTGCTAGGTATTATTATTATGGTCGCAATAATTGATTTCTGCTCAGGGAAAATCCGAGCACGTCTCACATAG
- the surE gene encoding 5'/3'-nucleotidase SurE codes for MRFLITSSSGIFSPAVGSIVEVLNHFGEVFVVCPHKENSLAGYTVTLHKPLKVTELTAFGAEIKSWVVNGTSVDCVKIGIEKLIKKKIDFIVSGIHIGSPSGRDLAYCGDIAAAMEGTFFQIPSLALSIDGIEENEVNFSSFKKYFNELIEVFLAHKYPKGVCFHIQFPTLTEKNCQGVKVVDFEFTSSRYKYVTIHDDHQDFYVLQQKVSERKDKETRENNSTRASYITVTPLENLISQRKHIRQLERWFKDKKIIEKELP; via the coding sequence ATGCGTTTCTTAATTACAAGCAGTAGCGGAATATTTTCACCTGCTGTAGGATCCATCGTTGAAGTTCTTAACCATTTTGGTGAAGTTTTCGTTGTTTGCCCTCATAAAGAGAATTCTTTGGCAGGTTATACGGTTACATTACATAAGCCACTAAAAGTTACAGAGCTAACAGCTTTTGGTGCTGAAATAAAATCATGGGTTGTAAATGGTACTTCAGTGGATTGTGTGAAAATTGGTATTGAGAAGTTGATTAAGAAAAAAATTGATTTTATTGTCTCAGGTATACATATAGGCTCACCGTCCGGAAGAGACCTTGCTTACTGCGGAGATATAGCAGCAGCAATGGAGGGCACATTTTTTCAAATTCCGTCTCTTGCTCTTTCAATAGATGGTATAGAAGAAAATGAGGTAAACTTTTCGTCTTTTAAAAAATATTTTAATGAGCTTATAGAAGTATTCCTGGCTCATAAATATCCAAAAGGAGTTTGTTTTCATATTCAATTCCCCACTTTGACAGAGAAAAACTGTCAAGGTGTAAAAGTGGTGGATTTTGAATTTACTTCTAGTCGCTACAAGTACGTTACCATACATGATGATCATCAGGATTTTTATGTACTACAACAAAAGGTGAGCGAAAGAAAAGATAAAGAAACGAGAGAGAACAACTCAACAAGAGCGAGTTACATAACTGTTACACCTTTAGAAAACTTAATAAGTCAGCGAAAGCATATTCGTCAATTAGAAAGATGGTTCAAAGACAAAAAAATTATAGAGAAGGAGTTGCCATAA
- the phnC gene encoding phosphonate ABC transporter ATP-binding protein — protein sequence MIEFKNVSKVYPNGTKGLNNINLTMQKGEFIVVVGLSGAGKSTLLRSVNRLHEVSGGEIIVNGKSITKAKGRNLYEIRRDIGMIFQNFNLVKRSSVLRNVLSGRVGYHSTLRMMLGMFPQHDKELALKALDRVNILEKAYSRADELSGGQQQRVSIARALAQEAKIILADEPVASLDPLTTKQVMDDLKRINEELGITTVVNLHFIDLARQYATRIIGLRAGEVVFDGSVDEATDEKFAEIYGRPIQDEELMGVAK from the coding sequence ATGATTGAATTTAAAAATGTATCTAAAGTTTATCCAAATGGAACAAAAGGACTAAACAATATTAATTTAACGATGCAAAAAGGAGAGTTTATCGTTGTTGTAGGACTTTCAGGAGCTGGGAAATCTACTCTTTTACGTTCAGTTAACCGTCTACATGAAGTAAGCGGGGGCGAGATTATTGTGAATGGAAAATCCATTACAAAAGCAAAAGGGAGAAACTTGTATGAAATTCGCCGTGACATTGGAATGATTTTTCAAAACTTTAATCTCGTGAAGCGTTCATCAGTTCTTCGTAACGTTTTATCTGGTCGTGTTGGTTATCATTCAACATTACGTATGATGTTAGGGATGTTTCCGCAACATGACAAAGAGCTTGCTCTAAAGGCGCTTGATCGTGTAAATATTCTAGAAAAGGCTTATTCAAGAGCAGATGAGCTTTCAGGAGGCCAGCAACAACGTGTTTCAATTGCAAGGGCGCTCGCTCAAGAGGCAAAAATTATTTTAGCTGATGAACCTGTTGCTTCTCTTGATCCTCTTACAACAAAGCAGGTGATGGATGATTTAAAAAGAATTAATGAAGAGCTTGGTATTACGACTGTTGTTAATCTTCATTTTATTGATTTGGCACGTCAATATGCGACAAGAATTATTGGTCTTCGAGCGGGAGAAGTAGTATTTGATGGGAGTGTTGATGAAGCAACAGATGAGAAGTTCGCCGAAATATATGGGCGTCCAATTCAAGATGAAGAACTGATGGGTGTTGCAAAATGA